In the Acanthochromis polyacanthus isolate Apoly-LR-REF ecotype Palm Island chromosome 20, KAUST_Apoly_ChrSc, whole genome shotgun sequence genome, GAGAGGTCTGGGAAGCTGGCAGATCTCCCTCCAGCGATCTCTTTTAGTATCATACTCCAGCACGCTCTTCACGATCACTTCCTGTCCGTCgctccacctcctccctccGAACACGAGAAGATTCCCGGACGCCGTGGACACCATCCCGTAGTCGAAGGATCCGGTCAGAAGCGGTTTAAGTCGCGTCCAATGGTCCGACTTTGAATCGTAGCGTTCAATGTCACAGAACGGCTCGTACATCCCCAGCAGGGCGTAGATGTAGCCGTGGGCGGTTGCCAAGCGATGGCTAAACCTGGCGATGGACATGGACGCCCTCTTTTCCCACACTTTGCCTCTGAGGTCCCAGAACAGGACttctctgctgctctctctgTTCTCGCCATGGTAACCGCCACGGATGCTGCTTCCCTGGTTGCCCGGGAGACCACCTGACACGTAGATGCCGTTGTCGAGCGTGGTGGAGGCGTGGCCGTAGAGGGGTTGAGGCAGCGGTGCTCCTCTCCTCCACGCTCCCGTGGACATGTCATAAAACTCGACAGAAGCCACAGAGGAGTGTGTGTCGGCGTCCGGACGTGTGTGTCGACCCCCGACGGCATAAATTACATCCTCCACCACGCAGCAGGTGAACTGCGCCCGCCGCTCCAGCATCGACTCCACCTGCTCCCAGCAGTTGAAGCGAGGGTCGTACCTCCACACCTGATTGGACGTTGCCATGGTGACGGACTTCTTCCCATCATCGTCTCCCTCTTTGACTTCCTCTCCTCCGATCACAAACAGAAATCCTCCCACTGAGCACACACAGGGGTTTCTCAGTCGTAGCGGGAGAGCAAAACCCAGAGATGAAAACTTCCTGCTTCTGGGATCAAATGCCAACACATGCTGCTCTGGCCAATTGGCGCTGGACCCGCCCCCAATGAGCAGCACGCGATTGGGCGACACTCTCAGACTGGATTGTCTGCTCTgtctgattggctgagctgaACCCAGCCTGTGGTACTCCAGTGCTCGGGTCATCTGGCTCCTGATTAGAGGCGTCGTCATGGCTTTGTGTGCGTGGCTGAGATTTATGAGGTCGGCGGGGGCGACCAATCCGAAGCGGAGACGACTCAGCAGCAGGTTTGACTTTAATAGTGGGAGGGGCCCATTCTCATCCAGCCAATCCAGAGCCAGCCTTATAAGCTCCACCTCCTTGACTCTAGGTATCTCATCTGCGTCCAGCACCACCAGCAGTGATTGGATGTTCAACCCGAGGAGATCATCCCTGTTCTCCCGTAGCAACCTCCCCATCTCCATGGCGATGGTTTGGTTGGCAGCCTCCAGTGCATTGGAGAGTGCATGGCGCTCAGCCAGATTAGCATAGCCGCAGCAGTTCTCAGCGTTTAAACCATCAGTCATGAACTGCTCGCATATTGACACTGCCGTCTCCACCTGCAGGTACCTGGCCGCTTCCAGGACAGCAGGAAGCGTGGCAGGTGAAACGCTGAGCCAGCCAGAATACAGGAAGTCCAGCATGGCGTCTAGGCCCTCAGGCGTTAGCGCCGGGAGGCTAACAGAGCCCGCTAATCTCTCTGCGGTAGTATCTCCGAAAAGGGCCCAAAAATAGTCGCTGGATCCCGCCAAGAGGGCACGATGGCACGGGAAGGCTATGCCACCGGCCTCCAGGACAACATCGCACATCTTCCTCTCGGAGCGCAGGCGCTGGAAACCGGAGAGAAGTCCGGTTCTGTGAGAGGAACTGTAGAGGAGGGAGTAGTTATCCATCCAGAAGAGAAGAAAGTAAGCAAGGAAGGGAAGAGAGGAAGCAAAAAGAGTACAagttaagggaaaaaaatctgtcaggaAGCAGCGATGAggaaacaataaaagcactggaaaagcagcagagtgaagtTAGAGGAGATGTTGCTGACAAGCTGCATAGAACATGAAGGGAATGAGATGTTAGTgcaagaaggaggaagagaaagagtgTAAACGAGTCCTTAGTCCAGCTCTCTGCATGTGTTTTCGTCCTGCTCTGTCTGCAGCATGTGACACCATGATAGCGAGGTTAATAACTGCccccaacacacaaacacaatcctGCATCCCACCCCCTCCCCCTCGACCTGAAAACGTGG is a window encoding:
- the LOC110969118 gene encoding kelch-like protein 34, translating into MDNYSLLYSSSHRTGLLSGFQRLRSERKMCDVVLEAGGIAFPCHRALLAGSSDYFWALFGDTTAERLAGSVSLPALTPEGLDAMLDFLYSGWLSVSPATLPAVLEAARYLQVETAVSICEQFMTDGLNAENCCGYANLAERHALSNALEAANQTIAMEMGRLLRENRDDLLGLNIQSLLVVLDADEIPRVKEVELIRLALDWLDENGPLPLLKSNLLLSRLRFGLVAPADLINLSHAHKAMTTPLIRSQMTRALEYHRLGSAQPIRQSRQSSLRVSPNRVLLIGGGSSANWPEQHVLAFDPRSRKFSSLGFALPLRLRNPCVCSVGGFLFVIGGEEVKEGDDDGKKSVTMATSNQVWRYDPRFNCWEQVESMLERRAQFTCCVVEDVIYAVGGRHTRPDADTHSSVASVEFYDMSTGAWRRGAPLPQPLYGHASTTLDNGIYVSGGLPGNQGSSIRGGYHGENRESSREVLFWDLRGKVWEKRASMSIARFSHRLATAHGYIYALLGMYEPFCDIERYDSKSDHWTRLKPLLTGSFDYGMVSTASGNLLVFGGRRWSDGQEVIVKSVLEYDTKRDRWREICQLPRPLTGTECTLLPLPD